The Eubacteriales bacterium genomic sequence CAACATAGATATTAAAATTCTCACAATGTCCAAAATGTTCTGTGACCATGTCTTTTTCACTTGCAACAGCAATTTTCATACTAATTTTCTCCTTTTTCTTTTATAGTTATTTCATTTAACATTGAAAATAATTCAGGTAATGCTTTTTTGGCGTCGATCGGTTTTAAGTTTTTATCCGTCCATGCATGCATGGTTTCACCTGTAGCTATAAGCTGATTGGTTAATACATTAAACACCTGATATTCAAAGCATACGCGTACACGCGAACAGCTTTTAAGTGTAGTTAAGACCACAACATCATCCTCATATTTTGCAGGTGATCTAAATCTACAATTAAGTTCATATAAGGGAAACAAAATACCCTTTTTCTCGATTTCGCTATATGAAAAACCTACTGCTTTTAAAAAATGCGTCCTCCCTACTTCAAACCAAACTGCATAATTAGAATGATGTGCTATTCCCATCTGATCTGTTTCAGCA encodes the following:
- a CDS encoding thioesterase family protein, which gives rise to MQTKTFLNVRYAETDQMGIAHHSNYAVWFEVGRTHFLKAVGFSYSEIEKKGILFPLYELNCRFRSPAKYEDDVVVLTTLKSCSRVRVCFEYQVFNVLTNQLIATGETMHAWTDKNLKPIDAKKALPELFSMLNEITIKEKGEN